ccaaatttcagctcatttggatgtgttttggttgggttcaaaaatggctcaagtttgaatttaattcaaacgtgAATTATTTTTCTAGCCTTAAAAATGCCCAAACCATTTTATTAAAATCCTTCATAAATCCAGGAGCCTAGGAATATTTTTACTTCCTCCTTATTCTTCTCCAGAAACCTTggtcttttcccttttatttgtttATTTATAAATAAACAGATATTTGAAAGTAACAGGAGATGGGCTTTACCTGGACCCCAGCCTTCTAGCACCAGTAGCATCATCCTCCAGCCCACTAGTGCCGCGGCCCAGCAGCAGCTCCTTCGCCGCCAGCCACTTTCACCCACGCGGGGCCTGTCTGTCAGCCTCCCTTCGTTACtgtgcttcctcctccttcgctcGTTTCCCTCTCACAATAAAACTCCTCGACCAGAGGCACATGGCCACGAGGGCAGCTACGGCCTTGCGCCTCCCCTCCTTTAAAGACCGCAACcccgcgccctagggtttccctctctccctctccgtgCCGCCGCCACCAAGTAGGTCCAAGCCACGCCACCATAGTCGTTGCCCCTTCCACCCAGAGAGCTTCCGAAGCACTCTCATGGATCCGCCGCAGCCATAGCCCTCCTCCGTCGTTGTCTTCGCTCCTGGTCGGCTCCCCGACAGAGTCTCCTTCGACTACAAGCAGATCAAGAGCCAGATGGGGACAAGGGAAACGCGATCGTCTTCTTCCACGACGTCCTCTCCTTCCTCTACTTCGTCTTGTTCCCCTGCAGCCGATCTGCTTCTTCCTCGATTCCGACCGTCTCCGACCACCTCTCGGCAAGCCAAGCACGCCGTGGTGAGCACCCGATCCTCCTCATGCCTTTTTCTTGCTCGTTTGCGTCTTGTCCCTCCCGATTCCTTCCCGGCCTCGCATGTCGCTGTGCGTCATTGTCGCGGGAGCTCCTCCGGTGGCCTCCTGCCCATTTCCTTGTATTGATAGGCTTAGGATCCTCTGTAGGTGCGTTTTTCTTCCAGCTAGTTACCCGTTTCACCCCGCCGTTTGCCGTGTTGGGTTGGTCTCCGCCGCCTCTGTCCTCCCGACGCTGGCGATGTCTTTGTCGTTGTTCGATGCCGCGGGTGGCACGTGGGAGTGCGGGTTTGTCCCGTGCATCGATCGCGCCCCTCCGTCGTGGCTTTTGGTCACCGGAGTTTCCTCCGACGAGCTTTCCCCTGTCCTGCTCGCACGCGCCGGTGTGCTcctttgttctctctctctctctctctctctctctctctctctctctctctctctctctctctctgtttcctgctTGCGCATGCCCGCACGCGTACCACAACTCTCCCCGCAAGTGTCGGCCTCCGTGCTCCTGCATGATGCACGACATACGTGCTCATGCACACAGCCAGCGCCTCGCCGTGCCTCGCTGTCGCGTCCGAGACGAGCTCCTGCTCGAGCTCATTCTCGAAGCCCTTATTCTGCCGCGCGCGCACGCGCATGACACCGGCTAGTAGCAGACATTCGTTCCCGCGCCCTTGCAGCCTCACCGTGCCCCTGTTCCGCAACCCCGTTGTCGCATCCTGAGCCCTACTGTTCCGCCGTTGCTCGCCGGCGTCGTCACCTTCTTCTCTGGCAACGAAGAGGAAGCCATCTTCCGCTTTGTGCTAGTTCAAAAGGAACCCTGCCTCCCCTGTTTCAAACACTCAGAGCCTAGCCCGACCCTCGCCCGCTTAACCCGCAGACCCTGGTTCGAACCCCCCCGGGAACATATTTAGAACCCCAATTTTTGCCTATCTCCCCTCTATGACAATGGGACCCCACTCGTCATCCTCTCTGTCTCACACACACTCAGCGCTCACTCGGGCCAAGTCCTCCTAGGCCGCTGCAATCTGGCCCGTGCATATTTTTTCCCAGTCTATGTATTTTAGTATTTTCCAATGCATTCTTATTTACAGAAATGCCACTGTTTtgcattgttaataactaaatatgcatgcattcaatttaaacaaactatatatgtaaaatgcttagattttcctctagtttcataatatgccactttcatccatgtttaaaaatgttgtttgtttaaatttgcataaATGGCATGTTAAAATGGctcaattcataactaaataaccgtaattcgaaatttaataaactttatatgcatcttgtctagaaaaatgcatagtttaacatggtggcattcctttgcatgtttaataactctaaaattgtgtttatggcagaacagtaccaaattcaaatattgcatatggggactttctggaattgttgtttgttgcttccggcctcatttaaattgcctagataggtagttttcttatgcttcacctcttgccatatttaataacatttaatattgttgggtacataaacgggagagaactaaataagtcatgtggtgttttgtcaatatgcaactcgatgcatattgagctccacttaacttgtagttttgtttgttgcaaattgccttgtcatgccatgcctctttaaaacggacatgcatcatacttggttgtgcattgtgccatgtttatgtgatggttgtttaccatgttgtttgcttttttccggtttgcttctctcgttagcttcggttttgttccggagttgtgaggtttcgttcgactatgtccatttgtcttcttcatggactcgttcttcttcctagcgggatctcatgcaagatgaccataccctcgatatcacttctatctttgcttgctagttgttcgctctatcgctatgtcgcgttacctaccacttgtttatcatgcctctcatattgtcatgtcaagcctctaacccaccttccaagcaaaccgttgtttggctatgttaccgctttgctcagcccctcttatagtgttgctagttgcaggtgtcttGCAGGTtgtcatgttggaacatgattttgttgggatatcacaatatctcttatttaattaatgcatctatatacttggtaaagggtggaaggctcggccttatgcctggtgttttgtcccactcttatcgccctagtttctgtcataccggtgttatgtttcttaattttgcgttccttacacggttggggttatgggacccccttgacagtccactttgaataaaactcctccagcaaggcccaaccttggttttacattttcctaacaacctataactttcccttgggttttcgcgagcccgagggtcatctttatttaaccccccgggccagtgcttctctaagtgttggtatgaactgagtagactgcggggccacctcagagaaacttgagggctggttttactcataggatgtcttatccggtgtgccctgagaacgagatatgtgcagctcctatcgggatttgtccgcacattcaggcggtcttgctggtcttgttttaccattgtcgaaatatcttataaccgggattccgagactgatcgggtctttctaggagaaggaatatccttcgttgatcatgagagcttgtgatggctaagttgggacacccctgcagggtataaactttctagagccgtgtccgtggttatgtggcagatgggaatttgttaatatccggttgtagagaacttgacacttgacttaattagaatgaatcaaccgcgtgtgtagccgtgatggtctcttttcggcggagtccgggaaatgaacacggttttgtgttatctttgaacgtaagtagtttcaggatcacttcttgatcacttgtagcTTCACGGCCattgtgtagcttctcatcttactcttacttgcgtatgttagccaccatatttgcttagcgcttgctgcagctccacctcattaccacctcctacccataagcttaaatagtcttgatctcgtgggtgtgagattggtgagtccttctgactcacggatacttccaaacagttgcaggtaccgatgataccagtgcaggtgacgcaaccgaactcaagtgggagtttgatgaggaccttggtcttgtttcctgatgatcagtagttgtgcccagttgggatgatcggggatctagcatttggggttgtctttttttattttggttctgtagtcggaccttgattgtactctggatgatgtatgtttaacttgttatttgtgtgaagtggcgattgtaagccaactctttatccctttcttattcagtacatgtgattgtgtgaagattacccctcttgcgacaaaaccaccatgcggttatgcctctaagtcgtgcctcgacacgtgggagatatagccgcaccgtGGGCGTTACAGAATGCCACCATGGACTCTTAGTTTCTTTGTAGTATATGCTTATGCTTTACTCGAGACATACATTTCCCTCAAACTGCAAGGAATGATGTAATATAAGGAGAAAATCATATCTGTCTCACACCTACCTTCAATAGAGGTCTGATTCTAATCTGTTGTGCTACCATGTACAAACATTTACAAATTAGTGTGAAGATTAGAATCTTATTATTATAACCATTTATAAATTATGTGTACCTTGAACCCACATGCCATGGTACCATTTAATAACATGTACAAACCACCAAGGACTTTGCTAGATTTTTATATTTACATAGAACTAATATTGATCTAATCTGAATGCTCTTTTTCTTAAACTGAGTAGGTCATATAGATAGGAATGGAGAATTATTTCTGGAGTGGTCTGTCATAGTTAATATGCTCCAGCCTCAAATTTGAAGCTAGATAAGACTTTGTTATTTCTGTGTGTAGCTCACTGCTTGATTCACCTGTAGATAGAGCCATTCCTTGCAGATGCCTTCTCCTATATTGTGTGGTCAGTTTCTTCAAGTTCTGTAGACAAAAAAAACAAGTTCATTTTAATTACAATGGCTCCTGGTTGAAAGCTTTTGCCTCTGTAATTGATCTGAGGCTAACCATTGACTTCGTGTAGCTTATTTGTAGGTTCTTTGCCATTAATAACTCAAATTCATTATGTGGTGTGTAGCTAGAACTGCACCTCAACTGGTAGGAAGCAACAGTTGCTAGCacatgcagtttcttatctaaataTTTTTGTTGTCAGTAAGCGAGCAAATATTGGGAGAATGATGAAATAGAATGGACCTATCCCGTTAGGATCATATGATCCAGTTCCAAGCTTTGATCTCTTACAAATATtataaacaaagcatcatgggATTAGTTTTTTCTAAATCAGAAGTGAAAAACCAAATATACTTTAAAGTTttgttgcttcataaatgttgatGTAAGCTTACCCTCACAGGTGCTTTGTTAGGTGACTCCCGCGCCTTCATTTCAAGTGCAAGCCGCCTCTCTCACTGTGCATTATCTCTAGCTGCACCACCGTCGACATCAGCTACCGGCTATACATATGATACATGTGTCGTGTTTAGTCTCTCTCTAAGACTTGATATGCCTTAGTTCTGATGATCCGTCAGACTCTGCCTCTTTTGAAGATCATCCACCTTTTGGAAGATGTTCATCTTTGATTTCAACCGCTGGACGTGTCTCATGTGCTTCTGTTAATATAGACCCACTAGCTTGCTCTGCTTGCTATGTTTTATGGCTGAACACTCTAATATTGCAGTTCTGTTAAGTGTATTTCCTTTTAAGCAATTGGCGCTCATTTGGACTGCACACAGATGTTAACAAATAATACAACAAGATTAGTACACCCAGTCACGCAAAGGAGGCGCGGCAGGGCGCGCCCCAGCCACTAGTACTAGTCAAAGTGACACCTTTTCCTTGATGGATGTCATCCACGCCACATTTTTGGCTAGACTTGAAAAAGATTGTTCTACCACCACTAAtcgctaaatgggatatcatctgtagaccgaaagactaagggggtcttggtattgagaatcttaaAGTTAAGAACAtatgccttcttagtaagtggttgtggaagttGTCCACTGAAACTGATGCCACGTGGGCGCAAATCCTTCGTAGTAAATACCTTCAgacaaaaactttgtcccaggtgacagttAGGCCGACAGACTTACCTTTCTGGAAGGGATTAATGAAAGTCAAATAATCCTTGTTTCATAGAACAAAGTTTATTATTGGCAACGATGCCGGTacgcgtttctgggaggatacttggctcggagagacacctttggccattcaatatccgtctttatatcgtattgttcaacgacgcGAGGTGTTCGTTGCGAcggtatttcaatctatcccccttaatgtTCAATTCAGAcggtcgctagcgggcaatcgttgggaagaatgactccatctagttaggagactgatagaggttcagctttctcaacaacccgatgaattacgctggaagctGACTAGGTCTGAGTATTCATAGTTAAATCAATGTACATTAATATTATTAATTCGAGCTCCATTCCTACCTTCAAGCATGTTTGGGCGGTCAAAGTTccattgaaaataaaagtgtttatgtggtttgtccataaacaagttattttaacaaaggacaacttgataaagcgtaattggacatgACCTACTAGGTGtaatttctgtgatcgggatgaaacaatcaaacacctctttcttgattgcccGTTAGCCCAAGTTCTTTGGCGCtcggtccacattgcttttaatattactccaccaaATTCTGCCAACATATTATTTGGGACATGACTTGATGGGGTTGAGCGTgacttagcgagacatattcgtgttggagtttgcgctttgctgtggactatctggaattgcagaaatgatttggtctttaacagaacatcacgtattcattttttgcaggttattttccgagccacggcagtgatccgttcgtggtcgctactcactccgatggaggccagggggcatttggttactggatctatccgctgggagatggtagctcgggatatcttcaaccggtttggatgacggtcatgtaataggatagacaattagtttacctatctctctttagccagccggttgtggcgtcttcGTTTCGGCTAGTTTGTGTATCTAGCCctttttggctctgtgtgagctttcttTTTCAGTTTTTCCAGTTTGAGACTTTCGAACTTTTGTGGAACCTTTTGTTTtgataataagatggccgtatgcatcattttgatgcagaggccgggaagaaccccttttcgaaaaaaaatcctGAGAAGACACAAATCGAGTCAATGTTGACAAGCAGACCAGCTAGTCATCTTCTTGCCGAACAAGCCCGGCAACGTTCAAATATCGCCACTCCAACTGCAGTGTGCCGACACGTCCTCGATCGAGACTTAGCTAAAAAAGCATATCAACATCGTGAAGCGCAAGAAGATACGCAGTGGGATCACTATTTAGCAGACACGGGCCACGCAACGCCGGAAATCATAGCGCCGGAGGAAAATCATGGCAGCCCCCGAGGAGCCCAGGGAGGTGAAGCTGTACGGCGCGTGGGGGAGCGCCCACGCCACCATGGCCCGGAACGCGCTGGAGCTCAAGGGCGTGCGCTACGAGTACGCGGAGGAGGACCTGGAGCGCAAGAGCGAGGCGCTGCTGCGCCTGAACCCCGTCCACGGCGGCAAGGTCCCCGTGCTCGTCGTCGACGGCCGCGCCCTCTCCGAGTCGCTCGTCATCCTCGAGTACGTCGACGAGGCGTGGGCCGGTCGTGCGGGGCGGCTTCTCCCGCCGCGGGACCGGCCCCGCGAGCGTGCCGCGGCCAGGTTCTGGGCGAGGTTCTTCCACGACGAGGTGTCGCCGCTCTCGCACCTCGTCTTGTTCGCGGCGGGCGGGGAGGAGCGGGCGGGGCTGGTGAGGGAGATGAAAGACCGGATGGCGGTGATGGAGGCGGGAATCCAGAGGGACTTcccgctcggcggcggcggcgggggcgaggGGCCGTTCTTGCACGGGCGGGAGCCCGGGCTGCTGGACGTCGTTCTGGGCTCGTGTGCCGCCGGGACCAGGGTGCTCtcctccgtggccggggaagagatCGTCGAGGCAGGCGCGCTTCCGCGAGTGCACGCCAGCCTGGTCGCCTTCGACGAGCTCGCCGCCGCGTTCGGGACGAGCGTGCCGCACGAGAGCCTACTCGCGCGTCTTCTCGAGAGGAAGGAGAGAACGCGCGGCGCGCCCGCGTGAGCTGTGTCTTCATGCCGGCGTGGCATCGACACGTACGCATGCTACGTGAAAACCTGCTCTCGAAAAGAAAAATGGAGCGATGCTATTCCTAGGTACTGCTTTTACAAAAATttgtgtactactagtactagtgatATCCGGTGACAGATCAGGAAATATGTTACTTGGGAGAACATGGGCGTTCTCATAGCTTAGCGATTACTGACCGTCGGATCCGTTTTTTGATGCGTCCTGGACTGTTTGATCTCCCTCCTGATCGATATCGGCCGTCGGATCGACCCGGTGACACTGCTACAATGGAAATATGTTACTTGGGAGAACATGGGCGTTCTCATAGCTTAGCGATTACTGACCGTCGGATCCGTTTTTTGATGCGTCCTGGACTGTTTGATCTCCCTCCTGATCGATATCGGCCGTCGGATCGACCCGGTGACACTGCTACAATGAACAGTCGGCTTTCCCTCGTTTTCCAGCGTTTTTCCACACGCCGCGATATGGCCCTCGTCTCGCTGCTGGGTGGCCCTCTCTTCTGTGGGCCACACCTGTCGGTCGCCGTGCCTGGGCGTGGGCTGCGTATGTCGATCGGCTGCGCGGGCGGTAAATATCTCCTCCCCCCGCCCATGCCACCGCCTGTTAATTCGTCGCCCCGCGGAGGGTAATTTCGGGATTTCATTTTTTGTGGCGCTGCGTGTCGCCCGTGGATTGGTCGCGGCCTGGCTACTCCTCCTCCCATTCGCCTCATTCGTTTCCCCTCCACCGCACTGCTCCTCCCATTCGCCCCGCTCGCTttgcctccgccgctcccccttcgtCGCTCCCCCTGCGCTCCTGCTCCGGATCTCGTCCTCCTCCTCTAACAGCCGTTCGTCCTCCTCGGTGCGCCGTTCTCAGGTggtcttcccccttctctcttcgctTGTTCTATTCGCCTCTTCTCTTACGTTTCTGCCTGTCTTGCAATTGGGTCAGTGGCGCGGCGGAGGATCTGCCTTTGGAGTCGCCGGAGAGGCCTTTGAGATGGCCCAGGTAGTTATTTGATCGGTTGTTTGCCTGGGCGTTCGTGATGTGTTGTGCGGGTGCTGGACTGATTTTTCCCCCATGGATCTGCTTAGGTTTTGCTGGTTGATCCGTCCTGATTAGGACCTGTCCGTGGTTCTGGTTATCTAGCTGGTGGGTCGTGCCGCTGCTGGTGTACGGACTGTCTCGCTGGTTTCCTTGCAGGTGATTCCTCTCTCTCACCTGGCCTTCGCCGTTCCGTATATGCTGTAAAGGGATATGTGTTGTAGTCTGATAGTTCTTGGTGTTTTTTCCAACACGGATATTGATGATAGTTGCAGTCTGGTGATAGTTGTGATATGGTTATTGTTGTTGTCTTTTAGAAGGGCTTTTGCTTCGCTTCATGGTACAGGGTGTGGCCATTTTGTTTTGTCTGATGCCTTATATGCAGACAAGATAGCAGTACTGTCATGGAATTTCAGTTTTGTATTTTCTTCTGCTCGTCCAGACAATATGGCGTTGCGATAATGGAGTTAGCATCCTTATCGGTTGGCCTATATGCTCTTATGCCGCGCGCTTGCAGCTGAGTCGTATGTGTATTGCAAGGTCACATGTGTAGTTCAGTACTGTACATACTGCAAGGGAAACTATATTTAAGTTCTGTTTTCTTATTTAAAGGGCCTCTAGCCTGAATCATGAAGGTCTAACTTTTGTCCTTGCTTGATGTTTTTTTTGGTGTGGAGTTTGCTCATTTTGGGTTCTTTCTTGTGTTGGCAGGATGTTTGTCGTGAGTTGTTCTTATGTGCACATGTTAGATGTCGTTGCCTCACGGTGTCGTTTGCCCTTTCATTCGTACTTACGAGAGGTCATGGATGATGGGGTCGTAATCGGAGGGGTGGAAATAGAGGTCCATGTCCTTGGAAGCGATGCCTTGACTGTGAGGAGGTTTTTCTGGTCCCAGGACGGTGTGGGGTATCTTTCTCTTTACAATGATGCTGCTTTCCAGGCCATTTGTTTTTTACAGGGTTTGTATGGGTTTGTTGTCTTAGATTACAACTACCATGGTATGATGACCTATCGAGAGCTTGCACGCTCCGCGGTTGTTTTAGCAGCCTCGCTGGTTCGATCTTCGGGTTCTGTTGTTGGTGGTGATGCATCTGCTGCTGTGGGTGACGTCAATGCTGCTTCACGGCAGCAGATGCTACATGCTAGGTTGGTGTCTACAGCCTGCAGCTTCTAGATGTACTTCATGGATAGGTTGTGTTATCTTTGGGGTTGTTAGCTAGTAGTTGTTTCTTTACTGAGTCTGTTTAGTCTACATTCAGATCGTTGTGTATGTACACTATGATACATGGCTGTTTGTAATGACGTGTGGATGGTAGTTGTTCCTTTCTTCAATATAATTCTTATCCTTTGCCTGATTATGTTGCTGGTGCATGTCTATGATGTGGTATACTTTCTATACTTGAGTGCCTGACGTTATGCTGTGTGCAGTTACATGGGTCCAGCTTCTTATTTGTCCAGTGTTCGGGACGATGTTGTCTGGTTGTTGACATGCCTCGTGATCCGGTTGTGTCTCGGGGTCAAGGCGTGTTTGAGGCTGGTACTGGGTTgataggtggtcgtggtcgtgggcgTGGCCGTGGGCAGGCTGCTACTGGTCGTGGACGGGGCATCGACCGTGGAGGTTCTAATACAGGCCGTGCCCCTGTTTCTGGTCATGTCTCTGGCCGTGCGGGTGCTGCTCGGGGGGTGCCTGGCGCTGGAGCCCAGCCAGTTGCCGGGCGTGGGGGTGCTGCTCGGCGGGTGCCTGGTGCTGGAGCCCAGCCAGTAGCCCGGCGTGGGGGTGCTGCTCGGCGGGTCCCTGCCGCTGGATCCCAGCCAGAAGCCGGGCGTGGGGGTGCTGTTCGGCGGGTCCCTGCCGCTGGTGCCTAGCCAGTAGCCNNNNNNNNNNNNNNNNNNNNNNNNNNNNNNNNNNNNNNNNNNNNNNNNNNNNNNNNNNNNNNNNNNNNNNNNNNNNNNNNNNNNNNNNNNNNNNNNNNNNNNNNNNNNNNNNNNNNNNNNNNNNNNNNNNNNNNNNNNNNNNNNNNNNNNNNNNNNNNNNNNNNNNNNNNNNNNNNNNNNNNNNNNNNNNNNNNNNNNNNNNNNNNNNNNNNNNNNNNNNNNNNNNNNNNNNNNNNNNNNNNNNNNNNNNNNNNNNNNNNNNNNNNNNNNNNNNNNNNNNNNNNNNNNNNNNNNNNNNNNNNNNNNNNNNNNNNNNNNNNNNNNNNNNNNNNNNNNNNNNNNNNNNNNNNNNNNNAGCCAGTAGCCGGGCTGGGGGTGCTGCTCGGCGGGTCCCTGCCGCTGGTGCCTAGCCAGTAGCCGGGCGTGGGGGTGCTGCTCGGCGGGTCCCTGCCGCTGGTGCCCAGCCAGTAGCCGGGCGTGGGGGTGCTGCTCGGCGGGTCCCTGCCGGTGGTGCCCAGCCAGTAGCCGGGCGTGGGGGTGCTGCTCGGCGGGTCCCTGCCGCTGGTGCCCAGCCAGTACCCGGGCGTGGGGGTGCACCTGGGTCCGCCACCCCTGACGGATGTCCGTTGGTCCCTGGGATTGCTCAATGTTATGTGCCTCGCCGGCTCGTTGGGTTTCCTTCTTCTGGACGTGCGTGTACGTCCCTGTCCATTAGCCTTTTTCGTTTCGTTTCTTAGGTTGCTGTGACAGTTGCTTCACTCCCGTGATGTTTGTGACATGGTTAGGTGATGGTTGGTTTCCTTTCGTGAGCTCTGCCATGGCGGCGGTCAATCGCAGAAAACGGAAATTGTGCGTTCAGTTTCGGCGTGCTCGCTATGAAGGTGCATGTGGATTATTAGTTTTcttttttcctgttttctattgCCGGGCGTATGGTACCTTAACTGGTTCTGCATTTCCTCTTAGAGCGTGTTGTCGATGGCCCCTTGCCAACGGTTTGGCATGGTCACTCTGTTTATGTCTGTTCAGAGGTGACTGGGATAGATCGCAACAAACGAAAAATACGGAAAGTGTCAATTAGATTGCGTCGTCCTGGAAGCGAAGGTGCATGACCATTCTTTGTTTGTTTCATAGTTGTTGTTGTTTGCCGTACGGTTTCTTATTTGGTTTTGCGTGTCTTTCTAGAGGTTGTTGTCAGAGGGGCTTTGCCGAAGGATTGGCAAGGTTACTCGGTCGGGTTTGCTGAGTCCCTTAAAGGTACTTGCTGACACGATATCTTTCCTTTGGTTATGTGATGATTGTCTTTCTTTTACACTCGGTCCGCGTCTGATGGTATTGTGCCTTGGTGGTTGTTAGCTTGCTATGCAGATAGGTCGTACTGTGGCCCTCCTGATTTCTTGTGCCAATACTGTGGTGCTTCCTTTTGGTTTGCTGAGTGTTCTAAGTCAAGGTCTTCATGGGTACAGCGTAAGATGGTTTACAATCATTGTTGTAAAGGCGCAAAGGTCTATATCCCTCCCTTTAAGG
This portion of the Triticum dicoccoides isolate Atlit2015 ecotype Zavitan chromosome 7A, WEW_v2.0, whole genome shotgun sequence genome encodes:
- the LOC119333313 gene encoding glutathione S-transferase U10-like; amino-acid sequence: MAAPEEPREVKLYGAWGSAHATMARNALELKGVRYEYAEEDLERKSEALLRLNPVHGGKVPVLVVDGRALSESLVILEYVDEAWAGRAGRLLPPRDRPRERAAARFWARFFHDEVSPLSHLVLFAAGGEERAGLVREMKDRMAVMEAGIQRDFPLGGGGGGEGPFLHGREPGLLDVVLGSCAAGTRVLSSVAGEEIVEAGALPRVHASLVAFDELAAAFGTSVPHESLLARLLERKERTRGAPA